In the Hermetia illucens chromosome 1, iHerIll2.2.curated.20191125, whole genome shotgun sequence genome, CGGGCTATGGCCTCTTCTACTCTGCCATATTGCGAGCTCTCCGATCTGATTCTCAGATGGTGTACCTTGGCCGGCACTCCTGCCGCCGTGTACTGGGTGCTTGTGCTGTATCCCAGACTTGCTGCTGCTCTCTGCGCCCCACTCGACTTTCAGCCTTAGCACTTTCGCCCAGGCCAGGAGGTGTTCGTGTCTGGCCTCCTCAATCTCTTGCTCATATTCATTGTAATCTGTCCCCGTGTTGTATGGCGTGCCCTCAGTTCTCGTGATTTGTTTGAGCTCTTCTCTCGTGAAGGCTAGCTTCATCATGGCTCTGAGGGTCTCTCTGTTCGCCTTCCTGTTCTTGCCCACTGTGTAGCGTCGGTGATCTGGTTGTTCCACCGAGCTACTGGTTGTCGCCGTGGCCTCACCCCTCTCCATGTTTCTCGACGCGCGATTTGGCCCTGTTGTGTTCGTGAGAGAGAGAGTTAGTACGGTTCTGTCAAGTCTGTGTCTGGAGTTTGGTGGTCCCTAACTTGTTTATCGAGTGGAATGTGTCCTAGCCGGGATGGGTTGTTCTAAGTGTGTGTTTTGGTCAGTCTTAGGTATGGTGCAGCCCCCTAAACCTGCTCTGAAGAGACAGGTAGTCCCTGTATGGAGTTGGTCCGGGTGGGATAAATACAAAGCTGGCTGGCCAGTATATGTCCCATGGAGTGTCATCATTTGGCCCTATGTTTCTCTCTGTTTTCCGGCTAATGGTCACAGACTGTCGAGATGCAGTTCAGGGGTTCTCTGTCGTGTGCAGCTCCGAGAGAGGGCTAGGTCCAGGGTGATTcataaaatgtatttattttagaATGTTGTTGCGACGTTGCCATGCTACAATGGCTCGCTCTGACCCCCACCAGCCGGACTGCCGGCTGCCCATGTGGTCGTTGGTGCGTGCGTGGCTCGCGTGGAGCGCACGGACGGTCCAGGTCAGCTCGGCGGGTAGCCACCCTGGGTGAGCAGGCGCGGCCCACTTCTGAATTCTTCCCACCCACCTTGATCAGGCGCTTGCCCGTCGACCCCCGGCTACTTTCTCAGATTGGTGTGGGTGTTTCGAGGTGTGCTCCGTGCGGGAGCCGTGCGTGGCACTGTGAAGGTCCCAGATCCGAGAGGGTTCGGGTTTTGAAGGTTGGGGTTCGGATCTAGCTCGGGGAGTTGCTAATGCTAATGCTAgttgtggtggtggtggtggtggtgttgCAGTTAGGACCTCTTGGATTTGCTAGGAAAGACTGTGGTCAGATGGCCGTGGCGCGACCCCTTTCGCTGAGGCCCAGGAGTATCCCTCGCATGTCCACGTGCGGCTGTTTCTGTGACGGCCGGACAGGCTGTGTTCCCTGCCTGATGTCTGCCTGGCCACGTCGCCCGTAGTGCCGTTCGCACTACATCTTGGCGGCATTCGTGCGCCGCGATGAGCCTGAGCTTTCACTCTTGTCCCTGTCTATTTGTATTTCGGATCTGTGCATGTGTGGCCGCTTGGCCAGGGTCCCTGTTCCATTTCAGTTTCTATTTATCTATCTAATTTCACTTTTTGTGTGTTGGGCGATGCTGCTCCTGATGCTTATGTCCCCCTATATCTCACTTCTCACTATTCCCATGCCCATTGCTGTACAGATCCTCATGCTGTCCAATTGTGGACCTGTGCTGGCTCCACAATGGGATGATTCTGCTGTTCCAATTGATCTATGCCTGCCTGTTCGTCttcttctgtttgtttgtctgtctgcccgccCCCCATTCGCCCCTCTGCTTTCGTTTTGTGCGACAGGTGCCCCCGTGACCGGATGGGTCCTCTGTTCCCCTTAATGATCGCTAGTATTTTCCTAAAATCTCTGAAATTCCCGACTTCGGGCTCGAACCCGGTGAGTGCGGTTCTGTGCTAATCTGTCTACAGCTGATCTGCCCCGCTGAATTGGTTGCTGAATTCTTTGTCATCCTAACTCCTGTCATTGCTGTCTGTTTGTTTACGTCACCGTGGCGGTTATCAGTCGGTGAGCTTGCTGTGTTAGTCTATTCTAATCTACTGTTGTTATTCCACTCCAATTTCACTAATTCTACTTTTAACTTTCTCTTTTAGCTGGCTACTATCTATCCTGCCATGGCACAAGTCTAATTGAGCGGATACCTGCCTAAATTCAAGATGACTATCAGGTGAGTGCAGAGTGGTACAGAGAGAGAACTGCGCTAATGTTTGGGTCctagtcagtcagtcagtcaattTGTTTGTCGGTTGGTTCGTCGGTAAGTTGGTGTCCCGATTAGTTTGATTCAATGTTATTGTGTATGCGTGTGTGCCTATTTTCCGCCAGGATTTTAGCTAGTGTATAGATCAGGTGGCCTGGTTCCTTTGTGTAGTTGGTGTTATGGTTGTTTGAGCGAAACATATGGGCAtggaggtggtggtggtggccgcgGCGGCGGCTGCTCCATTCCCATTTCCCTTTTTCCTGGCGACTTCTTTGTGTCTACAGAAATCTGCTTATCATTTGCCCACCCTCCCCCTCATCTGTGCTGCTTGTGTGATGATCCCGCGCCTCTCGTCTCTCTAGGGGATCTGTGCCGACCACTCCATCCGTCATGTCGATGACTatggcgatgatgatgatgatgaggatgatgataatgatgatggcgACGCCTGTGGTGGCGGTGGTGGCAGCCGCGATAGCAGTCATAACTTAGCCCCTTCCCCCCCCCTCGCGCGCATCACACTATGCCGTCCCCATGCATATGTTCATGGTCCCGTGTCGTGCCCGGTTCGTCCTCAGAAAATTCTACTTGACCCATTTACGCTATTCCGAATTGTCTTAGCATGCATGCGAATGCTTGTTGCTATTACTAGAATTACTTTgttcaaaattcaaattgcGCGTGTCATTTTTGTGCAGGCGGTCCCGTGTCCCGCTCGATTCGTTTTCAATTCTTTTATCTACTCTAATCCAACCGTTTCACATTGCCACCGGGTGCATGTTGTTCTTATCGTTGTTGTTCATGTTTGAAAACCGCGTGCTATCATATTGCAAGTGGCGGCTCCGCGTGCCGCTCAATTAGTCAATTGTCGAATCTTAAGCCCGTTCTATTCTGATTGTTTTTCATCATGTATATATGTTGTCCCGGAGTACGCGCCAATATTGTCATTATTGTGATTTTGTCCGGATTTTACGCGTTCTCTTCACGTTCCCGTTGACCTGTGTCCCGTCTGTTCCGCCCATCCCCATTTTAATTGTCTGAATTCAGTATATTGTCGTTCAGTATGTAAGTGCAGTTTCAGGAGAGGGTTCTCCTTGCTGAGTGGGGCTGCAAGCAGCCCGATCGTCAGTGTAGAGTCAATGTGTTCATATGACACCTAGGTGGCCTGAGCGCGTCTGGCGAGCGCTCGGACTTGGCCCTCGAATCTAATTGGGTTCCTAAAAcatttcattattatcattaGTCGATGAAGCTACATAACTAACTAGAGACTTGTGTTTTACACTTTTCAGTCCGGTGCTGTGGGACGTGCAGTCCTGTGTTCGGCCTCGAGTGTTTGCGTAAGCAATCGCCCTGAGCTGAAGCAGTCATCCGGATCGATGTTGGGAGAGTACCTAGTGGACGCCTATATGCATTTCGACTCCGTCCAGAGAGTCTCATCAGTAGGCTTGCGTCTTTGTCTAAGTGGGTACAGTTTGTCTAAGTCCTAAAATTGGCCTCCGGCAGTCCTGACTGCCCTCCACACTTCCACGGCCCCTGTCACTATGTCCGTTCTACTGGTCAGATGTCTGCAAGTGGGGAACTTGGTCCCGGTTCAACAAGTGGCCAGTGCATCGGGCACCGGTTGTACGCGCCAGGGAAACACGAATCGTCAGTATGGTCGGGGATTTTTGCCGCAGGAGCGCGGCTCTTCCGGCTGTTATGTTGTTCAAGTCACTTAGTATCTAATAGGGTCACTGGATGTTCACTGGATTGTCTTATGTTTAGTTCTGCCCGAGTGTGTATTCTTGTGTGTTGGGATTTATGGGTCTAATTGGTGTGCTGACAGAGCAAATTCAAAGCCTAGCTATTATTATTCATTCCATTCCCTATCTACAACTCTAATGTGTCCATTTGACTCCaatcaattcaatttaatttcatttatttagttATCTCTAAtgtaatttaatttgattttaatttcaattttgattttaattttaattttaattctttTGGTCCTTACTCCTTGTCGACAATGTTCTGATCGCGTCCCCCTCTTCCCCACGTAACCATTTTTACTCTTAACTTTTTTGAATGTGAACATGTCTAGAGTTTCAGGACCAACTATGTCGTACCTTGATAAGACTTGTTCTCCACGTGGCACGGAGTCTGCTGCAGGATCACTCGCTTCTCCTCTCGGGCGTGTGGCTGCTTGTTCCTCCAGAAGATTTGCCTCCTAATTCCCCTGTTGGTTTCGCTGTGCTCGTTGCGTGGCTTCGCCACCGTTTTCCCACTGAGATCACTGTGCGATCTTCAAATGTTTTTTCCGAAAAGTGCACTGTTTCACGTACAGGACCGTGCCTGTTCGCTTTTGTCCGCGTCACTTTCGTTACAATTGGGTGTTTTCCCCGAAAAACAAAATTCCACTAAGATCACTAGTTCGACTCGGTCGAATGTTGGTCTACGTTTGACCTATGTTTGCCGGTCCGTTAACTTAAATACCCACCCCACCCCTTACCCCCCGGGGGCCTTATGTACTGGGCACTGATTCTCTTTTTCCTCTCATGTTTGCACCACAtctgtatgtgtgtgtgtgtgcatTCTCCCTTTTGCCCAAGTCCGTGTCGGACTTCTTGGTATTGGTGTGGTTCCACGGTGCCGCTGTTTCTATGGCGGTGCTACTTCCCTTAGCTAAATTTCAACTCATGTTTTTCCTTCTGAGTATATCATTTCTTTGTTTCTACAGATTTAGAAAGGTTATATCCATTATCGACATTTGGGATGGTTTAATTAGTTAATTAATTGATTAGGTTAATGATTATAACTACGCTGTTGTCGCTCTCTGTGTGCGTGTGGCATTCCTGTGCCCAACGTGTCCGCTCCGCCGGTTAGTACTTGTGCCTGATCTTTTCCTTTTTGGATGCAAGCCTCAGTCTGTTCTTGATGTACTTTATGATCTGAGCGGTCCTGTCCGCCTCCGAGATGTTTAGGCCATTCGTCATGTATTTGACGATGGCGTCGTGTGCGGAGTCTGTCCTCCTGACGATGTCCTCCTTTCGGACTTTACGTTCAATCGGTGCCGGGATCCCTATGCAATTCATTGTGTTCTTCAACACAAAGATGGCTGTATGGTCAAAGACATGTATGCCCTTGTCGGGTCGTATGTTTAGCCATTCTACCCTGTTCGTTCTGTCCCTCTCATTCTTCATCGGGATCTTCAGGGTGGCTGCCATCAAGGTGGTTGTGATGGCCCTCTTGGCCTTCGGGTTTgccacaatcaggagatcgtgttCCTTGGCGAAGATCCTTCTGACTCCGTGTCTTTTGAGGATCTCGCTCACCTGGAGTACGCTCCAGTCCACGAAGAGGTTCGTCAGAACCTGACCGACCTTGTCGCCGTAGTTGTACCTTATCCTGTCGGTGAGAATGTGTATGTTCTTGTCCGCCTGACAGAACCTGTTCCACCTCAGGTACTTTTCTATGGCAGCAGGGAATCCCTCTGGCTCCCCCTCGGCAAGTGCCTCCTTCGCCAGTTGTCCAAGTATGAAATTGGTGGGCAGCGATTTGTGCGGGAGCTTCAGGCTCATTCTCATGATCACGTATCTCCCGTCCAGCCATGTCTCTCTACTGACCCCATTCAGGGCGTGCCTGATGTTGTCCTCGCTGCCGAGTCTCTGGTACTGCTCTTTCGGCAGTCTGTCCGCCCAGGTGTTCCTGTATCTTTCCAGTCTGCGGGCCATGGCCTCTTCTACTCTGCCATATTCGGAGGTGTTCGTGTCTGGCCTCCTCTATTTCTTGCTTGTAATCATTGTAATCTGTTCCCATTTTGTAACTGTTGCCCTCCTTCTTTGTGATTTGTTTGAGCTCTTCTCTCGTGAAGGCTAGCTTCATCATGGCTCTGAGGGTCTCTCTGTTCGCCTTCCTGTTCTTGCCGGCTGTGTGGCGTCGGTGGTCCGGTTGTTCCACCGCCCCGCTCGTTGTCGCCGTGGCCTCACCCCTCTCCATGTTTCTCGACGCGCGATTTGGCCCTGTTGTGTTCGTGAAAGAGAGAGTTAGTGCGGTTCTGTCAAGTCTGTGTCTGGAGTCTGGTAGTCCCTAACTGGCTTGTCTGTCGTGTGTGGAGTAGAGTGTGTCCTAGCCGCGATGGGTTGTTCCGAGTGCGCGTTTCGGTCAGTCTTAGGTATGGTGCAGCCTCCTAAACCTGCTCAGGAGAGTCAGGTAGTCCTTGTATGGAGTTGATCCGGGTGGGGTAAATACAAAGCTGGCTGGCCAGTATATGCCCCATGGAGTGTCATCATTTGGCTCTATGTCCCCCTCTGTTCTCCGGCTTGTGGTCACAGACTGTCGAGATGCTGTTCAGGGGTTCTCTGTCGTGTGCAGCTCCCACAGAGGGTTGGGTCCAAGGCGATTCAATAGTTCAGACTGATTTTAGAATGTTGTTGCGACGTTGCCATGCTACAATGGCTCGGTCTGACCCCCACCAGCTGGACTGCCGGATGCCCATGTGGTCGTTGGTGCGTGCGTGGCTCGCGTGGAGCGCACGGACGGTCCAGGTCAGCTCGGCGGGTAGCCACCCTGGGTGAGCAGGCGCGACCCACTTCTGAATTCTTCCCACCCACCTTGATCAGGCGCTTGCCCGTCGACCCCCGGCTACTTTCTCAGATTGGTGTGGGTGTTTCGAGGTGTGCTCCGTGCGGGAGCCGTGCGTGGCACTGTGAAGGTCCCAGATCCGAGAGGGTTCAGGTTTTGAAGGTTGGGGTTCGGATCTGGCTCGGGGAGTTGCTAATGCTAATGCTAGTGCTAGTGCTGGCgatggtggtggtggtgttGCCGTCAGGAGCTCCTGAGCCTGCAGGGCGgtatctccaggactgtggtcgGAGGTCGGACGGCCGTGACCCAGAAACCGATTTTCTCTGTTGATCCCACTGGGTGTTCGGGGAACAGGGAGAGGCCAATTCGTTCTGTGCCGGTCGCCCGAGCCACTCGCCATCCCGGCAGAGTCCGCTTCGGCTCCGCGCGCGAGACTGCGCACGAGCCCTTTCCACAAGCCCAGCAGTGTCCTCCGCATGTCCACGTGCGGCTGCTGCTGCGACGGCCCGACAGGCTGTGTTCCTTCCAGCTCTGTCCCGTCTGCGCGAGGCACAGTGCTCACCTGGCCGCGTCGCCCGTGGTGCCGGCGCGGCTGATGCAGAATAACCAATTTCAGGCTATGTTCCTCTGCAGTCCGCACTACACCTTGGCGGCGGCATCTTTCTTGGCCTGGGTCTGCACCGTGTGCTGCGATGAGCCTGAGCTTTCGCTCTTgtccctgtctgtctgtttgtgttTCGGATCTGTGCATGCGTGGCCGCTTGGCCAGGGTCCCTGCTCCGTTTCAGTTTCTATCTATCTAATTTCAATTGTTGTGTTGGGTGCTGCTGCTGATGCCCCCCTCTCTCACTTCTCACTATTCCCATGCCCATTACTGTACAGATCCTCGTGCTGTCCGATTGTAGACCTGTGCTGGCTCCGCAGCCGGATGATTCTACTGTTCAAATTGCACTCTGCCTGCCTGTATGTCTTCTTCTGTTTGTTCGCCCCTCTGCTTTCGTTTTGTGCGGCAGGTGCCCCTGTGACCGGATGGGTCCTCTGTTCCCCCTGATCGCTAGAATTTTCCTAAAATCTCTCGAGTTCCCGAACTCGGTGAGTGCGGTTCTGTGCTAATCTATCTACAGCTGATCTGCCCCGCTGAATTCTTTGTCATACTAACTCCTGTCATTGTTGTCTGTTTGTTTACGTCACCGTGGCGGTTATCAGTCGGTGAGCCTGCTATGTTAATCTATTTTAATCTACTGTTGCTATTCCACTCCAAATTTACTACTAATTCTACTTCTGGCTACTATCTACCCTGCCATGGTACAAGTCCAATTAAGCGGATTCCTGCCCAGATTCAAGATGACTATCAGGTGAGTGCGGAGTGGCACGGAGAGACTGCGCTAATGTCTGGGTCCTAGTCAGTCGGCCGGTCGGTCGGTCGGTCAGTCAGTCAATCAGTCAGTTTTCGGTTGGTTCGTCGGTAAGTTGGTGTCCCGATTAGTTGGGTTCAATGTCGTTGCATATATGTGTGCCTATTCCCCCCAGGATTTTAGCTGGTGTATTGATCAGGTGGCCTGGTTCCTTTGTGTAATTTGTGTTATGGTTGTTCAAGCGAAACATGTGTGTGTGGAGGTGGCTCCATTCCCATTTCCCTTTGTCCTGGCGACCCCTTTGTGTCTGCAGAATTCTGTTTCCCATTTGCCCACCCGCCCTGTCATCCGTGCTGCGTGTGTGATCCTGCGCCTCTCACCTCTCCTGGGGATCTGTGTCAACCACACCGTCCGTCATGGCAATgaccatgatgatgatgatgatgacgactgTGGTGGTGATGGCAGTGGCAGCCGCGATAGCAGTTATGACGATGACGAATCCTTTGCACTGTTCTTCAGTGTCCCCAGTTATCCCTATTGTTGTGCCCATCATGCAGGCGGGCCTCTGTCCCCCTCTGTCAATTTTGCAAATTCCTTGCCCCCTCCACCTGTATTACTCTATGTTGCCCCCATGCATGTGTACATGCTGTTGTTGTTATTTCTCTTATTGTTATTATGTTTGAATTCCGCGTGTTTTTATATATCGTGCAGGACGGTCCCGTGTCCCGCCCGGTTCGTTATCAAGACTTTTACCCGGCTTATTTTCGCTATTCTGTGTTGCCCCGGTATGCATGCGGATGCTTGTTGTTATCATTATGATTATTGTTGTTATGTTCGAATTCCACGTGTTATTGTTATGCAGGCGGTCCCGTGTGATTCACTCTCAATTCTTTTGTCCattccaatctttttttttttttttttttttttttttattctacattttaatttaattacagCAAGAATTAGATCATTACTTAGACCTCAAGCTTACTTTGTTACAATTCTTAACCTAGGATTTAAGCGCTAACAGTGCCAGTGCATCTGTGagctttttgtttaaaaaaatttaaaaatggccTCAAAGCATCATTTCTCAAGATTCAGGGTTATACCTGTGGAGATTTAACACTGCCCGAGCTGATTATGTTGGATATGTATCTCTTTTTCAAGCTCCTGCGATAGTCCTTATAGATCTGATATCCAAAGGAAATGCCGACAAGCGATGTTAATATGATTAAGATAAGTTCAATTTGTTTTGACTGGACGTCTACCAGGTTAACTATTACTGAATTTATCACCTCGCCGGTATTGTCGACTTGTTTGGTTTGGCCGCCACCCATGTTCTTTGTGGTCTGTTGTTATGCTAATTGAAGCGGGTCTGTTCTGTTTAGTTTTATATACGGTTCGCTTTTAAGTATAGTTCTTGCAGTTACATTACGATGGGTCTGTAGTTTATTAAGGTATTTACTGCTAACTTTCATGGCCTCGGCCTCAATCGTTGCGATATTTGTGTCACGttgtatgattttattatttacgtAATTTGGTGCGCCAAGTATTGCgcgaataatttttgtttgagttCTTTGAGTAATCGCTAAGTTGGATTTTTTTGCAGAGGCCCATAGTTGCAGTCCATATGTCCATATTGGTTTTAGTACCGTCttgtaaatcaaaatttttgttgttgtgttcaactttgattttttgtttagtAGCCAGTATAGTTTCCTAAATTGTATGTTTATTTGTTCTCGTTTTTTGTTAATGTGCGTCTTCCATGTAAGTCGTCTGTCAAGGTGCATACCGAGATACTTGATTACTTTCGTTTGTTGGATTGATTTGTTATTTATGACAATTGGTTTGCATGTTCTTTTCCTCAGGGTACCTCAGATTACCTTCTGTTGGGTTTTTGcttggtttatttttattttccatttatccGCCCAATCTAGGATTTTGTTTGTTAGTTCTTGTAGTACCCTTGAGGCAGTTTGCGGATTTATATGGGAAAAGAGTATTGCAGTGTCGTCTGCGAATGTGGCTGTTAATATTTTTGCACATGTTGGAAGATCAAAAGTGTATAGTAAGTAGAGAATTGGGCCAAGGACGCTACCTTGGGGCACCCCAGCTTTTATCTGATATTTTCTGCTTAGAGCCTCTTTGTATTTGACCTTGAAGGTAACTGAAGAGgattttgtgaaatttcgtgGGGAGGTACCTGGCTATTTTGAGGAAGAGGCCCTGATGCCAGACCTTATCAAATGCTTGGGAAATGTCGAGGAAGAGTCCTAtgcaatattttttctcttcaaggGCCAGTTTGATATAATTAGTGATTTTGTGAATTTGTTCAATGGTACTATGACCGCTTCTGAACCCAAATTGATGGTCGGGTATTATTCCATTTTCTTCTAGGGAGGGTAGAAGCTTATCTAACAAAAGTCTTTcaaagagtttggatagaattgGCAGCAGGCttatcggcctgtaggatgaGACTATAGATGGGTCCTTGCCGGGCTTTGGGATCATTGTGACCCTAGCAAGTTTTGGTGTTGAGCGGAGGggagtattaaaaaaaataaacacaaaaggaTCACTTTCAAATCAAACTTTATTACACACAACAGAACTTATAATTCAACTTTACTTTATTGCACACAACAGAACTTATAATTCAACTTTACAGATACTTTAACGGGCAGCGTTACCGCGTCGGTGGCGAATATAGAACAACTGGGCGCGGGAAGCTACATGTACACCACATTTATGGAAACTGCAGTTTTGCTGATTAAGTGATTTaccggaaacaaatgaaaaagatgCGGACGCAATGTCTGCACTTTGGAATGTTAATGTTGACCCTTTGTTTGGTCTAGGTATAGTTTTATCATACATCTTGAAGTATTTTCGCGTGTTTATTCGTGTTGTTGGTATATGTAACTAGCATGCTTCCAACTGTTTGGGTAATAGTTTAAGCGTAGAATTGCGTTGAAGATGTGTAAGATGGCTACTAATCCCACTATAGGTAATTTGAGCATCTTTCCAGTGATAAGATCATGTCCTGGGGGTTTATTTCGGAAAGTTTGCTACGTAGCTGGGGGAGTGAGAATTTCAAGGGCCTTCCCTCATGTATGGTCGGTGAGTCTATGTTTGGTTCAAGATCCGTGTCCTCTTGGCTGAAAACTTCGGCTAAGTGCTTAGCAAATGTTTCGGCTTTTGCTTCGTTATTCATTACCCAGTTTCCTGCAGTGTCTTTTATAGGTGTTTCCGTTTCTActggttttttaattttctttgttgcttTCCAGATTGAGTAATTGGTATCGGCTTCGTTGGAAAGGCCACTGCCACTGTTTCTGTCTATATAAAGCTCTTTTTTTAGGTTCCATGAAGCTTTATTGAAAGCTGCTTTAGCTGATGGAGAACGTGTTTTCTGCCATGCAGCTTTTGCCTGTCTTTTAATTCTTAGTAGGTCAAGAATTTCTTCGTTGTAGTGACATGTAATTCGTTGTCTATGTCTTCTTGAGTTTTCAGTCTAATGTGAGGGCAAAAGTTTTTTTCAAAGTATTTCGTGTATGCAATCCAGTTTGTCCTTGCGTTAGTCAGTCTGATTTCGTTATTTATAAGCGTTGGCTCAGagctaatagtaataatcgtgggTAGGTGGTCAGATGAGAGTTCACTAGTAGTTACTGCGCTAATAAGCCTTGGGTTGACGTTTTTTGCAACTCCGAAATCGATTAGATCGGGAATTTTAGACCTGTCTGTTGGCCAGTAGGTTGGTGAGCCACCAGAAATGCAGTGAAGATTATTGTTATATATGGACTTTAGGAGTTGCTTTCCCTTCGGGGTGGTCAGTCGAGAACCCCAATGAGGAGActgcgttgaaatcgcctgcCGTGAGGAATCGCGGTCCCAGAGTTCTAAAGAAATCGTCAAATTGTGCGGAGCTTATCGTTTGCTTGGGGGGGCAGTAAATTGCTGCAATATTAAGTGTATAGTAACTATCTTGCATGCTAATAACCGTGTGGTGGATATTACTGAGTTGGGTAGTAGGCAATGGAAAGTGTTTTATCCGATTTCTGATCAGAATCGCTGTACCGCCGTAAGATTTGTCCTCGGGGTGATTATTGCTATAACATGTATAACCATAAATCTTAAAGAAATTTTTGctattgaggtgggtttctgaaagtaACATTATATCAATAATATTTGTGTGAAGAAACGTTTCTAGTTCTAACTTATGTTTTAGGATACCGTTTGCATTCCAGTGTGCTATTGTTATTTTCCTCATTATTTACCGAGTAGCTTTGATAATATCTCTGTCTGCTTGTTGAGAGCTGCTTGCATTTGATTCATAGTGCTGGTTAGCTGTTGAATATTGGTTGTTAGTGATAAGAGGATTTGCATGATATTACCTTGGAAAGTTTTATTTATGAGGGGGGGCTGCTGTTGGTTACTTTGTTTCGCTGATTGATTGTCTTGAGTGTGGTTTTGGCTTCTCACAGCGCCCGCATAGCTAGTATACTCGACAGGCCGATGCTCGGAGTTTTGATGGAAGTGGGTGATGTTAGTTTGCAGGTCGTATTTCAGGTTTCTTTTGTTTCCAGTGttattcgtgtttctgttgaggGCTACGTATACTGGGCATCCACGATAGTTAGCGGTATGGTTTCCTCCGCAATTGCTACACTTTCTGGTTGTTGGGTCATCCTTCTTCTTTTCGCAGTCTTTTGTTGGGTGTAGATCTCCGCACGCTACGCAGACGTTCAATAGTTTGCAATAGGATTTCGTGTGACCAAATTCTTGACAATTTTGGCACTGTACCATTGTTGTTCTTTTATAAGGCTCATCAATTGTCACTTTTCGATGGAGTATGTACTTGACATGGTATATTGGGTGTATCTTTCCTTTT is a window encoding:
- the LOC119647130 gene encoding uncharacterized protein LOC119647130, with product MGTTIGITGDTEEQCKGFVIVITAIAAATAITTTVVIIIIIMVIAMTDGVVDTDPQERSHSDLSGKTVAKPRNEHSETNRGIRRQIFWRNKQPHAREEKRVILQQTPCHVENKSYQAGQCLFCYGANVWMQMPIWVKIIR